TTCTTTAGAATGGAGCGAACATCAAAGAAATTCATAAGTTTTTATATCGAGCAGTCGTCAATCATTAACTTGAGAgaaaattgtttcttttttaagggTTGCTTTCTTTTTACAAAGGAAAAAACTTCTTCAATTGCTTTGTTTCCTGTCATCATAAGCCTGATCTTCTTTCCCTGAAGGAAACCATCCGATATAGGGACTATCGCAGACGGCCCGAGTCCCTCTGCGGTCCTACCGGTTTATTCCCGGGTGTGTCTCGCAGTACTTCGGGAGCGATCCACCCTTCAGTTCCTGGAATCCCAGAGCgcagagagaagctgcagcgACCTTCTGGGATCTTTTTACACAGTCCAAAGTCGGAGATGAGCGCTCGGACCCGACCCAGTGCACTGGGACCAGAGAGAAGGATGTTTCTGGGCTTCAGGTCACGATGGACTGGAAGGAGAACAGATGAAacaatgaaggaggaagaattacgctttttttttagctgcatGACTGTTTTTGCATGTCTCACCGATATTGAGTGAGTGGAGGTGTGAGAGACCACATATGGTCTGTTCCAGCAGAGTTATAGGACTCAGCTCAGGAAAGCAAGAAGGATCCTCCAcatactgtaaaaacaaaaaaatacagaaaagtgATTTAAATGAGCACCGTGACATGCCGATTTGAATTAAAGTCAAGGCTGAGACGCTGAAGCCAATGTCCACCACCAAAGCACTGCGGCGTTCACCTGCTGCAGGGTTGCGGTGCACAGCTCGATGGCGATGTAGGTGAAGAGGCGGTCTCTCTCTGTGCAGAAGTATCGGATCACGTTGGGGTGCGTGTCCGACTCTCGGAGAAGCTGCACCTCTCGCTCCGCGACCTCAAAGCACTCCGGCAGAATTCGCTTCACGGCTACTTGGCGCCCATCAAACTTACCCCTGGAGTCCCAGAAGCatacaaacataataaaatatacacaaATGTGGCTGTGAACAAGACGCCCCATctcagaaaaaacacacagccgAGAGCATTTGTTGACTACAACTCAAAAGATATGTATTGTATGGTAATTTAGACTGTTTGAAAGCATATTGTCAAAGTTACATTTGAATTTCACCTGTAGAAAAAGCATCTATTGTTTACACCATGATAAGGTAACACTGATAATTCACAGTGAGACAACCACAGGGCTGAAATGATGCTGTTGACAATGGTCAAATTGCAATGCTGTATGATGATTCACCATTGAATGGACATATGAAATTAAAACCTCATCTATATTTACATTGATGCGCAACAATTATCCATGTTTTTGCAACTTAAAACGTATAATTATACTAAATGTATAAATTATTCACAATCTGGATAATCGCCGAGGGACGCTAAATGGTTACAGTTTGCATTGTAACAGCGTTTCCTCTCAGCGGTATTTATTCATAATGATAACAGAACATGCCATGCATTTTAAAGCACGGCTgttttccacagaaaaaaaaaaacatcttcggTGATAATGTGTTCACTGGTGCCTCGGCTTCTAAGACGTGACATTGGGCTTCTATCCAGAAGCAGCTCTTCCAGCTGTAATGACCCAGAGACAGCGGGTGTTTGTGTAGTAGATTTCGTGCTtcgaccccctccctccctctctgtttgcGCCCCTGGGTGCGCCTCACTGTCTGTGGTGGACCTGCTGGGGTGGAGCTGCGTACGGGGCTGTGGACGAGCCCCCCTGATTAGCGGAGTGACCGACCGTGGAGCTTTCCAGCTGCAGGTTAAACGCTCCTGTGGACTGGGCTCTATCCTTGTTCAGTCAGCCGGCAGCTGTGGTCTACACCTTTGTTACACACTCAAAATAGCAGCGTGCAATTATCTAGAGCAGCTCCAGCATCTGTTAAGTGTAGGTAGTGTTTTTCTGGGTAATCTCTCCTCTCTGGTTTTTATGAGTGTGTAATCATCGTTTGCCTGTTTTCTGTGTTATGGCtgtgacaaataaaaactttgaGCAATGTCTTTGTGCTTTGGAGCAGAAAAGTGCACATCCTGCAGGTACAGTAAGTGCAGGGTTTCCTGGATGTAAGGAAAGATGGTTTCTAACatgctttcagaaaaaaaaatgcattaaaaaatgtgaaatacacaaacaaatcaCTGTTTTTAACTACAATCAAAGCCATGTTCATAAAGACAATGTACTGTACCGAAAGACAAAGGTTCCCGCTGTGCCGTGTCCAAGCACttcagaggaggtgaaggagatTTTCCCAACCTGCACCTCTTCATTGCTTCCCTCTGAAAGACACAGAAAGCACAAATCACACAGGAATACTAAAACAACCTCATTCTAGTGATAGATggtgactgtttttctttttctgaaatcaGAATTTAAGTATTGTGTGCTCTGCTAGTAAAACAttcaatttctttctttttacagtTTCAACAGTGAAGATTTAGGGTTCCAATGATGCTTAGACAAACGGACAGAGCAAGATGGTGGACGTAACACAaagacctgctgcttcacccACTGAGCCACAGACTATATGAATAAGCTTTGCAATAGACTTACCTATGGGGGGTTTGTGCCCAGTTGTGCCATTTTATCAACATCTGAGAAGACGCTGCTGTGActgtgaggagcaggaggagggtcGGCGCCCACAGGCAGGGAGTCTGAATCCACATGGAGGAAAATGTACAATGACTGTGAAGCTGGCACGTCTTACTTCTCCCGTTTCTCGAAGAGGCTACGTACCAGTCGAGACGTTTGTGTCGGTAGAGGCGCTCACTTCCGAGGGGAGCGGAGTCTCTGTCGGGGCGCCGTCCTGTGCGGTGGTCTGCATGTTCGTCTGCATGCGCTGGAGGCGAGACTCGAACGCTTCCTCCAGCTGTCTCTGAGCTCTCAGGCTCTGGGCTGCATGctgcgcaaacacacacatacacacactgtgtttCAGTGCTGTTTCAAAGCTGCAATATGTTGTGAAAACCATGAATGCTTTTAAAAATGCAAGAAATATAGAAGAGGGGATAATTACTGCTTTAGGGGGATTTATTCACCATTAGATTAGTTTATAAATGTATGTATTAGAATTTTTTTGGAAGCTGCTTCGTGCTAGATGAGTGTTATGAGCTTCATTTGGTGAAAGAAAGacatctgcactgaaaaacaggactgaaaaagtttttaaatcaATCTGTAAATCACTTCAAACCCTTGCAAAAGATTAATGAACTGAATTCATTCATTGCTGAGTATTTGCGCTACAGCATTTATCTAAAGACGAACCCTAGCTGTGAATTCAATATATTTACAGCTGCCTACAGGGGACTGACCCTGTGTTGATTGTGTGTGTAACATGGTGAAATGATAAATGACTCACGCATCGGAAACTGCATCTGgcagaaaatccacaaaaataaaaaccttttaacAGCTCAGAATAAACAGCAGCCACTGAAGAGGGCACATCTTTATGAAGTTTATCATCAGGAACCTGCTGGCCTTCACCTTGGACTCTTTCTACGCATCGCTCCACCAACAAGTGTCAACACCAGCTCTTGAGGAAACGTTCTCACTTGTCCTTCGGGCTGCAAAATTACCATGGTGGGAATGTACTGAACTTCAGTTTTATCTCATTATAGTGTGGGTACATCGACCCTGTCACGTAGGCTGGTGAGACACGTCGTTTCTTCTAATTATGCGCCGACCACTTAATGATGTACTGCTGCTGTGGACGAACGGtattctgcttctgtttgatgCTGCAGTGATTTGATCAACTCAGGGAAATCGCTCATAAACACCAAGACCAAGCCTCGTGCCCACAACACTTTAATCTAAAAGAAAGATTGTTTTCATAACTGGTGaggtttattttcttcttctttttttagtgaAACCTGTTGCAGACGTTCTCTTGATCTcagtgaaaatgtatttttatgctgcaggatgatggaaaaaaatcacGTGAACGAACATTCAGTGCGAAAGTAATCGATGTTTGGCTTTTTCCAATGATTCTATGTTGCAATCTTGGTgctaaaatatagaaaaaaactgATGCGCCTGATTTGACtgtcccagtttttttttttcttttaacactcagtggaaacactttgaaatttctttttatttgatgtAATATCAGATAGGTCAGTGTGAAGCACATGACGGCAGGTGCTTGAAACCAACAGCGTGAAAGTGGGACGCCCTGCTgagatcagaaaaaaagaaattgccgCACTTAAAGTTTTCTCACACAACTGTTTGGTTAAAAATGGCAGCACATTTTTCTAAGGGCATATCGGGGGACaagttaaaaggaaaaaaacacacacaatgccgAGTTCATGTCCTCACATGGACTCCACCTCGGCCTATTGAGGATATTAATAAATGAAACTGTTGGACAGAGCTCTAAAAAAACCCCATGATGgccacactctgaaaacttttTCAATTGCAGACTCACTGTTACCTCACAGTAAGAAGAACTGGGTTCAAATTCAGGCCGGGGACTTTCGAGCGTAATACGCATGTCGTCCCTTTGCAGAGCGGAGTTTCTTCCCTCTTGCTTTTTCTCACAAATaaaaagagtgtgtgttggaTAAATTGGTCATATGGTTTACTGGTTTATCTCTACTTTTGGACATGGACCTGTGGCTGTTTCTCGCTGTAGCTTTGTTTCAGCTTTACAGACACGAAGCCTTCTGAACTCACAATGGGATACGTCAGTGCGAAGACGAGGAGTCCTCCCATCACCAGAGTCAGGACGGTCAGAGTCAGGCGGTCCTGACTCATAAACACAGGCAGCTGTGTGGTCGGTGTGTGGGTCTGATCCAGCGtcttcccatcagcccctcctCTGTAAGTACTGCCGTCTACCTGGCTCCCAGGAACCCTCTGAAACTGAATGATGAGATAACAAATTAAAACGCAGATACATCAGAAGGATTTGTGGTCAGTTTCTCATAATGTACTACAAAAAGCAATTTATGAAGTAAAAATCTTTGGTCTTGGACACGGATggcagcgcaatgacaggaaAGGACAAACACCCGGCTTCATTCGGTGGAGGTACAGACTCCGGTGCAGACTGCAGCAGCGACACTGGGGTAGTGTGTTACTCACACTGCGCTGATGGTAGTGGTAGGCAGGAGGGACCGGGGATGGAGAGGAGGCAGGCGACCGAGGGGGGATGACGGCCTCACCAGAGTGCTGCAGGGGGGCTGGAAAGTCCCTCAGCATGGTGGTGTGAGCCACTGGAGGCAGCTCATGGTGACCTGCAgcacagaagcacacacacacacacgtcacacttTCCTTACACAAGGGTCAATGTGAGGGCTGGCTCTCTCTTCAGTCTGTTACATTAATCAAACATAATTTATATTTCCAGGGATCCCCCTCTTTGTTGTAAGCCAGTTTTTTGCCTctataaaaagaaacagaatggcgataaagtttgaaaaatgaaagattttctcAGATAAATAATATTTCTGCTTACTCTCAAATCAATACAAGCTCACGAATAAAGCAGAATTAGAAAAAGACAACACTccaaatgtgatttaaaagacagttttgtgatgtgctgctagCATGTCTAGTAAAATCAGTGAATTATACAACCTGATCCAGCGTATCTTGTCTTGCATTCCAAGTTTGCATCACAGGATGAAGAACTGAGTTACTCAATGAAGGATTATTTAATACAACAATTGCTGAAGCTCTTGGCAATAGCACAGtgctgcagtcagtgttgtcaGCAAGTAACAGATATTTAACCACTGAGCTGTAAATGTGTTAAACTACTCTTCAATTTTGTCAGTGATCAGTCGCATTACAGAAATATTGGGAAATATCATGATAAGCtctatttctctgctttctgacaTTTTGTAGAGATAAATGGTTCAGTAGTTATTGTTGAGAGTGATACGCACGCCAGCTCCTGACGGAAGTGACAGGATCAGAATATATATCCACAATATAATGGTTCATTCAGATTAGCTTGTAAATCACAACTTAGAAAAAAGTCAAGTTGGCTTTTGGCTTGATCGATTTTGTCTCTTTTAACATTAAATGACAGACCTTTACTTTTTTCTAGGACTTGAAAAACATctctgtttttgactgattttaataattatttgACACACCTTGAACACGGTTTCAATTAGCATTTACTATTAAATTATTGGTAATATTCAGGACATCACTGAGTTAAACATATGAattgagttgtgtgtgtgtgtgtgtgtgtgtgtgtgtgtgtgtgtgtgtgtgtgtgtgtgtgtgtgtgtgtgtgtgtgtgtgtgtgtgtgtgtgtgtgtgttggtgtttacCTATCAGCAGCCAGTGGTTCTTCCGGCTGTTCGTGCTCCCTGCAGGATAGCGCACGTCAGTGGATGGAGTGATCTCACACTCCCCTCGTTCTCTGACCGTCACTCCCGCCGTCATCGGACCTTCAATCCGTGCCAGGGTCAGGCCGCGAGGCTGGCGGAGCAACAGAAAGCACCAACCAATCAGAGAAGGATCAACTAAATAAAGTCCACCGACGTGCTGATAAATCAGGGAGGAGTGTTGATggagatgtttgtgtttgggtGAACTATGTGTTGATGTATATCTGATGGGAAGGGAATTTATTTCAACTCACCACTAATGAGACCCCGTGGTGAACAAGAGAAGTCGAAGCATAAAGGTGAGAGTCTAACTTTCCCACATAGAGAGTGGGCCTAAAGGAAACAAAGGTCGGTTATTTCCTGAGACAAGTTatacatttaatgtgttttttacttttctttataGCTGTGATCATTTCTTTGTATTCCAAAGGAGTGGTTACTCTGGTTTTATGATGATTATTAAATTCCACAGTGGCTTTCAATAATAACCATGAAAGTAAAATCCAAATATCACTGTATGAATTTAAATACAGTGGCTTACGATCACAGAAATTGACAATTTTGTTGTAAAATTAGCATAGAAAACACTTTTTgggagatttttatttttttccccagtttaTCTGGGTTATAAATCAGCctttaaagcacatttctcCCAAAAACAAACCAGTAAATAAAAAGCCCACCGCGGCAAACAAATTACAGTATAAATCATTAATTTCCTCtgttaaaacacacaataattgctttcaaacatgcagatcaaaGGTGTACAATGTTCATTCAAATTGTGGATGTGTTTAATTATTACTTGATTGTAAAAGTAACGGATTTTATAATTTGCATTTAGTAATTACAAAAATATACATCAAAGTACCCAAACAACTACTTCATTACAGTAATGTGGCTATTTCTATCAAATGTAATGGAAATATCAAATAAATGGAGTTTGCTGCTACTTCTATGGGTATTGTTCTTATTTTCGGGAGTAAATGACTTTATTCCTGTTTATGTGAAGTTTTCAACATCTAATTTTACGTAATTTTAGCTTTTAAAATAGAGAAAAGACACACAACTCTAGAATATACCAGTGCAcaaataaagtcaaataaaCAACTTGAAAACAGAGCTACCGCCCAGTTAACAGACATGTCCAGAAACAGCTCAGAAATGTAATAATGCTTGCACACTATATTCTTTCCTAAGATACTGTATCCAAAAAAGAATTGATACGATGCACATAAGGTCATGTTGATGTTTGGCCAATGAAACGTAAAATGAAGTGCCTGACTGTAAGAAATCCCTTCACAGCATTCAGTGCTCTGCACAGATAAACAacccaaaaacacaaagcttttagctgcagctgaaaagaggcataaaaataaaaaatgtttcccGTGGCTTTTAAGGCTAAGTATGACCATAAGCCGCATCAGCCCCACTTTCAGGAGTTTGGGGACTTGTATTGTATCCATTTCTCTCCCGTTTCCTGTCTTGCCTCTTTTACAAGTTTCAGTGCCTGGAAACGACCCCACAGCTCATTTTTCGCCCCCTTACAAAGTGGAATGTAAATTCTGGTCATATAACTTTCAGCCAACCTgacagggagagagagtcaGCACTTCTTGGCATATGCCTTGTATGTTAATTTCATTTATGAGGACACCTTGTCATCAATTATCACATAAATTTGAAGCACGCTCCAgaaagaaggcaaaaaaaaaaaaaaaaaaaaggcgtatACAACAGCGGGCTGGGAACCTGCTCAAGCAAAGCTCTGTGTTTCCTGTGAGAGAGCGCTCCAGTTACAGCCTTTATAAATCACTCACACTATGGAACCCAGACAGAGGGAGATTATTTCTGCACTGAACACAGCGAGCTTCTGCTGGTCTGTGTGCAAACAGGAGCGTGAGATTATGCTTTCTCTTACACGAGCTGTGCTTGCGCGCTGGCTTGCTCCTTCACAAACTGGTAGCTCCACTTCAGAGTGGAGTGTGCGTCTGCCTGGTTGCTGGCGGCCGAGAAGGTGAGAAAGCGCAGCGTTTCCATGGCGAGGGACAGGTGAGGGGCGTGTCTCAGCGAGTCCCCCGAGTACAGGTAGACGCCGATGACGGGCGAGCCGTAGTTTTGACTCCACAGGACATcgcctggaaaaaaagaaaatgacacaaGCTAAAGAAACTGATGAACCGCTCCCATGTGTGACGTTACTGGAAGAGGCACACATAGTAAGAACCACACACCTCCCCCTACCTGACTCTCTGTCCACAGTCACAACAAGACCATCACCACTCGAAACCAGGTGCGCCATCTCTGAAGACAAAGAAGGGATAGCAGGTTAGATCCGcacttcaaaacacacacatctcattTGCATGTTAGACCTGGACATGCATGAGCTTTCTCCGGGTGATCAGAGTTCCTGACaataaacagtgtgtgtgtaatttttaaaaaagtattcaccattgatgtaaaaaaaaattcttaaattTCCACAAATGCAATTATCTTACACACTCtgtacatttgaaaatgttaagtCTAGGAACATCACTCTAAGTTCAACATCATGAACAGCCATGAGATGCATGTTTAATATACTGTACGTCTTTATACTGTGATCATGCTTTACAAAtccaattttaaaaaaatgctgaaaatgtgagCAAACTTAtaaatatttgatttctttttggaATTTGGATAATAAAATATTCCATTGCGGATGAAAACAACTTAATAAGTGACAGAAAAATGCATATTCTTGACTTtacaactaaaaacaaaaaaaaaatcatgtttttcaacagacttgaaaaaaaatcaaagtctAACTATTCAATCATTTCACAATCACATATTTTGAGGTGATGGAGGTTCAGCTGGAGTATAACTGAAAGGAATGGCAAAACATTACCGAgcctttgaaaaagaaagaattgaAAATTCTTCCTTGTGAATATTTATTCCAAAGATCAACCCATTCAGTGtaatttctcacattttaaaTTTCTCCAAActaaagatgttttaaaaaatcaatttcatcGCTTTACTTTTTGtagcaactttttttcttttagctcttaataaaataagttatttctaatactgcattttttttttagctttaaaatAGGCCAGTCTTTAAAACCTAAGAGGAGAAGTCACATTCAAATATGACGAAGCTTACAGACTGTAACCTGTCTTTGTTCATTTCAGAGACGTACTGTAGTCTTGCTTCTCATCATAAGGAGGTGCAGAGTAATCATTGTAAGTGGCGTTCCATCGCAGTTCCTGTGTCTTTGTGTCAAACATGGTGACCATGTactctggaaaacaaacagcagaaacccaTGAGCCTGAcgccctgacacacacacgtgtgtgtgactgtctgtgtgtccagTACCTGTGCGTCCGATGTAGAGCAGAGGGGTGTTGGGACAGATGGATTCGGAGCTGGATGTCGTTAAACTGGTTTGTTTCTCGCCTGTTTCAGGATCCACCACAAACCACACATCCTGCTTCTTACCTGTATTAGAACGAAGACACAGAACAGGCACTGACGGGGTGTGGCTCCAATTTTTATGACATTGTCgataacacacacactactgtaCAAACATTTAAAGCGGGTGTTGGAGAACACGGTCAGAAATCTGTTGAAAGTGAAGGATGTCAGAccaaaaaaactgattttagaTTTCTCTTCTCTTCAATCAAGTAAACTGCCAACACTGACAACTTTACATTTTGCATTAACCTTTTGCACAGCACTGTATTTCCCTGcttgtctctcacacacacacacacacacacacacacacacactgacctgtaTAGAGCATGCCGTCTGAGCTCCTGCATGGAGCCGACTGAACCAGCTCTGGTATGGTGAAAGGCAGTTTCTGCAGAGGCATCAAAACACTCAGgttaaagaggaaaaagatAAACAaggacacaaacactcacagaaACAGCAAGTCTCACCATCAGGCCTtccttgtgttttcctccaagtACATACAAACTGCCATCATTGGGGTCTGGGAGAAAACCAGGcctacagaaaaaaataataaaaattaaaacaatgatgATCAGTATAGAGAAAAGCGTAAACCCTGATGAATTACAtaccattttcttttatttaaagtcactttttgaacctttttttcacaaatatcaACAAGAATGATCAGACTTTTCCAAAGCTAAATGTCAGACTGATAAAATAAACTGGAATTCCAggttattttaagttttttttaagaaatattgCTGTTTCCCCAAACAGCTTCATGATTGTAGAGAGGGGTGAGGTATTATGTGTGAAgtctacatgttctccctgagcatgtgTGGGTTTCTCTGCAAGTAGTCTGACTTCCTTCCATGTGCGTGCGTCCTGCGGTGGAGTGGGATTGACTCTAACCTCTGTGAGCTGGATTATGCAGTCTAGAAGGTGAATGGATTAATATTCGGTGCAAATGGTAAAACAGCACAGAGAGGATTTAGGAAATAAATATCTTAACACTACCCTGAAATACAGTGATGACTTTTGTAGACG
The Salarias fasciatus unplaced genomic scaffold, fSalaFa1.1, whole genome shotgun sequence genome window above contains:
- the LOC115384514 gene encoding LOW QUALITY PROTEIN: serine/threonine-protein kinase/endoribonuclease IRE1-like (The sequence of the model RefSeq protein was modified relative to this genomic sequence to represent the inferred CDS: deleted 3 bases in 2 codons); amino-acid sequence: MKPCVLGVMGALGRLLLFLLLLSWEGILFEVGGVSQSPSPESLLFVSTLDGGLHAVSKQTGDIKWTLREDPIIQVPVYLSEPGFLPDPNDGSLYVLGGKHKEGLMKLPFTIPELVQSAPCRSSDGMLYTGKKQDVWFVVDPETGEKQTSLTTSSSESICPNTPLLYIGRTEYMVTMFDTKTQELRWNATYNDYSAPPYDEKQDYKMAHLVSSGDGLVVTVDRESGDVLWSQNYGSPVIGVYLYSGDSLRHAPHLSLAMETLRFLTFSAASNQADAHSTLKWSYQFVKEQASAQAQLVPTLYVGKLDSHLYASTSLVHHGVSLVPRGLTLARIEGPMTAGVTVRERGECEITPSTDVRYPAGSTNSRKNHWLLIGHHELPPVAHTTMLRDFPAPLQHSGEAVIPPRSPASSPSPVPPAYHYHQRSFQRVPGSQVDGSTYRGGADGKTLDQTHTPTTQLPVFMSQDRLTLTVLTLVMGGLLVFALTYPIHAAQSLRAQRQLEEAFESRLQRMQTNMQTTAQDGAPTETPLPSEVSASTDTNVSTDSLPVGADPPPAPHSHSSVFSDVDKSTTGHKPPIEGSNEEVQVGKISFTSSEVLGHGTAGTFVFRGKFDGRQVAVKRILPECFEVAEREVQLLRESDTHPNVIRYFCTERDRLFTYIAIELCTATLQQYVEDPSCFPELSPITLLEQTICGLSHLHSLNIVHRDLKPRNILLSGPSALGRVRALISDFGLCKKIPEGRCSFSLRSGIPGTEGWIAPEVLRDTPGNKPTAAVDVFSAGCVFYYVVSRGQHPFGDALRRQVNILSGEYSLSHFMEDIHDDVIAQDLIEQMISAEAESRPSTACVLKHPFFWSPEKQLLFFQDVSDRIEKEPADSPIVVKLETAGRAVVRTNWRMHISVPLQTDLRRFRTYKGNSVRDLLRAMRNKKHHYHELPPEVQETLGELPEGFVGYFTSRFPRLLMHTHSALLICAHERLFHPYFLPPNAK